From Micropterus dolomieu isolate WLL.071019.BEF.003 ecotype Adirondacks linkage group LG06, ASM2129224v1, whole genome shotgun sequence:
GCCCAGTGTCTGAATTCTttgaacaaataaaacagtaagtgtcaGAAAACATGATGAAGCTTTACTGGCTGAATCGGAAGAGAAACTCCAGCTAAAGTATGCAGAAATATTTTGATAGAACATATATCATATATTCTTGAATTTCCCTCggaataaataaagtatctatctatctatctatctatctatctatcaatcaaaTATTGCAGTCATAAAATCCCTTTTACCTCTGAGTGCACCTCTGTGTACATGTCAACCAGGGAGGGACCCAGTGCTGTATGGATCTTTGGCAACTCTGACCTGTGAACATGCTCAGCAATCAGGTTCCACAGAGACTGGCCAGGGCTCCAGAGCTGGTTTCCATCAGGAGACTGCATGTGAATGGCAATCTAGGGGTGAAGGAATGGAAAGAAAGTgcagaaaaataacaatatacacCAGTATGACAGTTCACtttatactgtactttttactcgaCTACATCTATTTGACAGGTTGAGGTACCCCATTACCCTGGAGTTAATTTCTATTAAATGTTAGATAATTAGTAACAAATGCCTGTAATAATTTCCCACAGCCCAAGGTGATGTATTTAGACtgcttgtttaattaaattaacagtccaaaacagaatcctcacatttgagaatctGGATTTGGGActcaaaacagtcaaaacagCTCCACCCTGACCagctaaaacagtaaaataaaatcacacattaatgcattagtaacattaaaaataaacccAATAACAAAATGAGTACTTTAATTTTTGATACgtaaaatacatttagctaAAAATACTCCCATACTAACAATGCagacttttacttgtttttacACTGTTGTATGTGGTTTGTCTTACCTTTGGACTTAACCAAAAGTAAACAACATTAACTGGTTGAAACTAACTGTCGAAAACATACTGAAACACCAGTTTAATGCAAAAGTGGCAAATGAGCTGAGAAGTATGACATCATGTGATACGTATGTAGAATTTAAACATGTGTTCATACTGGAAAAATATCTGCTGCATGACAACCAAAGGTATAGACAGGCTATTTGTAATTTCAGGGTAAATAATACTAGAATCCCCAAGGTCATCTAACGTTATAAAGGACTGGATAGAAACCAGAGGATTTGCAACCTTTGTAATGATAACCATCTGGGAGATGAGtctcatattttgtttttgtcagataCCTCTCTCTGAAATtcattatgtttacattcatacAGTCAAAGTATTATGTAAGGTACCCATCTATGTGTAGGTCAGTTTTATTGATGCAATCAGACAAACCAAAAGTTACAGGCAAACTGggtgtctttttaaaaaatgttggtCCTCTGTTTCAGTAATATTTGTTTCTTGTTTACCAAGCAGTATGCCATCCTCTcgtcattttgttttgctttttgctcTTGCgcaaataaaatacatgaaaataaaatgcattcaaACTTGTTTTGACTCTTAAAACCCTCCCAGCAGATACAAGGGGAGCAATCAAGcttgtttttgcatgtgttgAAGCAGACGTGTCTGAAATAGAGTGAGCCTACTTATTGTAgcccagctaacgttagcttgctaagTTACCTGACCACCTGCGGAAATCCATCATTTCACAAAAGTGAAGTGTTCACAGAGCATATTTCAAACACTGATTTGGTTAAACGATAAAACTGCCTGTGTTAAAACACAGCTAACGTTTATAAAAGTGCATTTACTGTGTTGTTACAGTGAAACAAACGCTCACCTTAAGTGGTTCCTTGTTTGTATCTAACAAGGATGTGGTATCCAAGGCAAACATTACCGTTGCTAAGGGGAGATATCGCGAGATCGATCGAACTGTCACGGTAAGTTTATCtagaaatgtaatatttatcCCATTGATACAGAGTTCACGTTtatgatttattaaaattaagCCAAATATGTAACGCAATGGAACCAATTAGGCTAAAATGCTTAAAATGTAGACTTAAGTACCAACAATGAGACCACCTGTGCTCAAATCTGGACTAATGCAAATATGTTAAATTGGGGGAGGTAGACTACAGACTTCAGCAGAGACTACATGACGTGTGAGGCAGTAAATATAACTTTCCCTCTTTATGCCCCCAACCTCCACCCCCTTTTGCTTTTTGCTGGAGTAGCCTACACGCAGCCCCCGCTGTGGAAGGAGGACCGAGTAACGCCAAGGAGTTTTGCGTTCACTTACAATGTAACATActaaacatttttgtaaacGTGGATAACCTGTCTACCAAATCCCAATTGGACTATTTCAATTTACTGACTTGCTtgttaacttttttgttttggacaAGGTGAATCAAGTCAAATCATCATGGTTTTCGGAAAGTGCAGAATACGCACGGCCGTTTTGGCACTGCTGCTTTGCGCACAGGCCGGTTTTGGCTTCTCAGTCGCCGGGCAGCAGGAAAGCACCTGCGAGGCAAACGGCAGCATTTACTTCGTGGGGGAATGGTATTTTCTggactctgatcactgcacacAGTGCGAATGCACCGCCGAGGGCTCCGCATGCTCCCGCACTGAGTGCACCTCTCTCCCGGCTGCGTGCATCCATGTCAGCCACTACCCCACCGACTGCTGCCCCAGATGCGAGAAGATCGGGTGTGAGTACCGCGGAGTGGTGTACGAACTGGGGCAGAACTTCCAGGTAGGCCTGATAGCGATGACACATGGTAACTTGCAAAGATGGTGGGGATGAACAGGCTTGTATGGATGGAGACTGAATTGCCCTATATCTTGTTATTAAGGGGCCTCATGTGTTTTGAGATTCTTAGGCTATTTTCCTTTTCTGATTTGGAATCAGAATATAGACACCGCAGTATAGGCCTACTATATATCACAGTATAGCAGTGGTTGCTAGAATGGTGGTCAGGCCCCAAGACAAAGGGGAGTCCATCAGTTTGTTTCTGACATTTCTACACACTTTTTCCATTTACATGGGAAATACTGGATAGATTTTACCACCTGGAGTATCTCTTTCTTGAACTGTTCACAGCTTATGGCCACACTAAAGCCATAACCTGAGATTAGGGGGTCAAAAGTAGGCCCTAACccattgtttcattttaagGGGTCACAAACCAAAAACTCCTGATATAGAATATAGTTTAGCTTCTCTATCATTTGTGTTGGCTCACAACTTTCATCAAAGGTgagcttattttgttttttaagggtAGAGTACAGAAATAgaataataattcttaataaaaaGGTCCTACAAATTAAGTCCAAAATTGTCTCTCTGCACTATGTCAAAACTGCTGCATTTGTGAAGGCTTTAATGCCAATcataatgttttatgtttaaatgtCACTGCAAAGCTCTAATCTACAGTACATTTGTATAGACTGTATTTGCATGTCCAACAGAAATGTTTAA
This genomic window contains:
- the zgc:113531 gene encoding von Willebrand factor C domain-containing protein 2-like, producing the protein MVFGKCRIRTAVLALLLCAQAGFGFSVAGQQESTCEANGSIYFVGEWYFLDSDHCTQCECTAEGSACSRTECTSLPAACIHVSHYPTDCCPRCEKIGCEYRGVVYELGQNFQPSECEQCTCDSDGIARCLVADCAPPPCVNPVYQPGKCCPECKEGPNCYADASRSQVIPAGEPIWVDSCTKCRCHDGQDAGYWEGNRLATCSRLRNCTPEQPSTQKN